One window from the genome of Mycolicibacterium gadium encodes:
- a CDS encoding SRPBCC family protein, protein MPTVSRTFSVSPSPHQVIEYLKDFAHAVEWDPGTQQCTRNDSGPIGKGASWHNVSKIAGVTAELTYTLETMSDSNLVFVGKNKSSTSTENIYVDAADSGSVITYRNDLEMRGPIALLNPLLKLYFEKLANDTEKQMTSVLNRLPIEEQK, encoded by the coding sequence ATGCCCACTGTCTCGCGAACGTTCTCGGTCAGCCCCTCGCCGCACCAGGTGATCGAGTACCTCAAGGATTTTGCACATGCCGTCGAGTGGGATCCGGGCACGCAGCAATGCACGCGCAACGACAGCGGGCCAATCGGTAAAGGCGCGTCCTGGCACAACGTATCGAAGATCGCCGGCGTCACCGCAGAACTGACCTACACCCTCGAAACAATGAGCGACAGCAATCTGGTGTTCGTCGGCAAGAACAAGTCGTCGACCTCCACCGAGAACATCTACGTCGACGCGGCCGATTCGGGTTCGGTGATCACCTACCGCAACGACCTCGAAATGCGCGGGCCGATAGCACTTTTGAACCCGCTGTTGAAGTTGTACTTCGAAAAACTGGCCAATGACACCGAGAAACAGATGACGTCGGTACTCAACCGACTACCTATAGAGGAGCAGAAATGA
- a CDS encoding phosphodiester glycosidase family protein: MLCAGLSTTAGAPNAGAASGRDLLAGAIANTRGSYLVYNFGSGHPTPMLNAGGSWYEMSNGGHLMIIKSASQRLAPRLLVDSHSGYQGRCERDPRARTGEGLRQASEIFSPLQAWQALGQPTIAINANFFDVRGQQGGSWKSTGCSSPLGAYVDNTRGQGRANAAVTGTLAYAGKQGLSGGNENWKALSTMILPVAGAPYVVPPRSPDDYDAASPVIQDLLDKDVRFVAVAGIGLLAPGDMGQLNDGGPSAARTALAYSRTKDEMYVFQGGSYTPDQMQDLFRGLGSDTAVLLDGGGSSAIVLRRDTGGMWSGAGVPDGNCDTRQVLCDSRERALPSWLAFN; encoded by the coding sequence ATGTTGTGCGCTGGGCTGTCGACAACGGCCGGAGCCCCGAACGCAGGCGCAGCGAGCGGCCGCGATCTCCTCGCCGGCGCCATCGCCAACACCCGCGGGTCCTACCTCGTCTACAACTTCGGCAGCGGCCATCCCACACCGATGCTCAACGCCGGCGGCAGCTGGTACGAGATGAGCAACGGCGGCCACTTGATGATCATCAAGTCGGCGTCGCAACGGCTCGCCCCGCGACTGCTCGTCGACTCGCACAGCGGTTATCAGGGCCGCTGCGAACGCGATCCACGCGCGCGCACCGGCGAGGGCCTCCGGCAGGCATCCGAGATCTTCTCGCCGCTGCAGGCATGGCAGGCGCTGGGCCAGCCCACGATCGCGATCAACGCCAACTTCTTCGACGTCCGTGGACAGCAGGGTGGCTCATGGAAGTCGACCGGCTGCAGTTCCCCCCTGGGTGCCTACGTCGACAACACCCGCGGGCAGGGGCGCGCCAACGCGGCGGTGACCGGCACCCTCGCGTATGCGGGAAAGCAAGGCCTCTCGGGTGGCAACGAGAACTGGAAGGCGTTGTCCACCATGATTCTTCCCGTCGCAGGCGCACCCTACGTGGTGCCCCCGAGAAGTCCCGACGATTACGACGCCGCATCGCCGGTGATTCAGGACCTGCTCGACAAGGATGTTCGCTTCGTCGCGGTCGCGGGCATCGGGTTGTTGGCGCCCGGTGACATGGGGCAACTCAACGACGGCGGACCGAGCGCCGCCCGCACCGCCCTCGCATATTCCAGGACGAAGGACGAGATGTACGTCTTCCAGGGCGGCAGCTACACACCCGACCAGATGCAGGATCTGTTCCGTGGCCTAGGCAGCGATACGGCCGTGCTGCTCGACGGCGGCGGCTCGTCGGCGATCGTGTTGCGTCGTGACACGGGCGGCATGTGGTCGGGAGCAGGTGTCCCGGACGGCAATTGCGATACCCGTCAGGTGTTGTGCGATTCGCGGGAACGGGCGCTGCCGAGCTGGTTGGCGTTCAACTAA
- a CDS encoding MarR family winged helix-turn-helix transcriptional regulator: MYSMWLTDEQQQIWRDYLAMASRLQTAMHRQLQQDCELSLSDYDVLVALSERGPLRINELGDALAWEQSRLSHQLRRMRGRGLVARQGSDDDRRGATVDLTDAGRAALEVAAPGHVALVRSAMFDGMPEAQLRAFGAVAKAVSERLTTSPPRRT, from the coding sequence ATGTATTCCATGTGGCTGACCGACGAGCAACAGCAGATCTGGCGCGACTATCTGGCGATGGCCAGCCGGCTGCAGACGGCGATGCACCGCCAGCTCCAGCAGGACTGCGAGCTGTCGCTCTCGGACTACGACGTGCTGGTCGCCCTGTCCGAGCGCGGCCCACTGCGGATCAACGAACTCGGCGATGCGTTGGCGTGGGAGCAGAGCCGGTTGTCCCACCAATTGCGCCGGATGCGTGGTCGTGGTCTGGTCGCACGCCAGGGCAGCGACGACGACCGCCGCGGTGCGACCGTCGACCTCACCGACGCCGGCCGTGCTGCGCTCGAGGTGGCCGCGCCGGGGCACGTCGCGTTGGTGCGCTCCGCGATGTTCGACGGAATGCCGGAAGCGCAATTGCGCGCCTTCGGCGCGGTGGCCAAGGCCGTCTCCGAGCGGTTGACTACCAGTCCGCCTCGTCGAACGTGA
- a CDS encoding NDMA-dependent alcohol dehydrogenase — translation MKTKGALLWELNTPFRVDEIEIGDPVGDEVQIRVHAAGMCHSDYHLTTGATPIALPALGGHEGAGVVTKVGRNVTGIEEGDHVILAFIPACGECPPCLKGYRSLCDRGAVLLGGKAIADGTSRVHAGTTEVSPMNLLGTFAPHMTVHKDSVVKIDKDIPFETAAIMGCAVPTGFGSAVNVADVQPGETVAIIGVGGIGMSALQGAVISGARNVIAIDPNEWKRDQAIKFGATHVYPSMAEAIAPMIDVTHGLMADKTIIAVGDMKGEYIEEAMILTAKTGTCVLTGMGSMMDADVKLNMFLFTMLQKTLKGNIFGGGSSHVDTPKLTGLYKSGLLNIDDMVTRTYRLEDINQGYQDMLDGNNIRGVITFDEADW, via the coding sequence ATGAAGACCAAGGGCGCTCTGCTGTGGGAGCTCAACACGCCGTTCCGCGTCGATGAGATCGAGATCGGCGACCCCGTCGGCGACGAGGTACAGATCCGCGTCCACGCCGCGGGTATGTGCCACTCCGACTATCACCTGACCACCGGCGCCACCCCGATCGCCCTGCCCGCGCTCGGCGGCCACGAGGGCGCCGGCGTCGTCACCAAGGTCGGCCGCAACGTGACGGGCATCGAGGAGGGCGACCACGTCATCCTCGCGTTCATCCCGGCCTGCGGCGAGTGTCCGCCGTGCCTGAAGGGCTACCGCTCACTGTGTGATCGCGGCGCGGTTCTGCTCGGCGGTAAGGCGATCGCCGACGGCACCTCGCGCGTGCACGCCGGCACCACCGAGGTCTCGCCGATGAACCTGCTCGGCACCTTCGCCCCGCACATGACGGTCCACAAGGACTCCGTCGTCAAGATCGACAAGGACATCCCGTTCGAGACCGCCGCGATCATGGGTTGCGCGGTGCCGACGGGCTTCGGGTCGGCCGTCAACGTCGCCGACGTCCAACCCGGCGAGACCGTCGCCATCATCGGCGTCGGCGGCATCGGCATGAGCGCACTGCAGGGTGCGGTGATCTCGGGCGCCCGCAATGTCATCGCCATCGATCCGAACGAGTGGAAGCGCGACCAGGCGATCAAGTTCGGCGCAACGCACGTCTACCCGTCGATGGCCGAGGCGATCGCCCCCATGATCGACGTAACGCATGGCTTGATGGCCGACAAGACGATCATCGCTGTCGGCGACATGAAGGGCGAATACATCGAAGAGGCGATGATCCTCACCGCCAAGACCGGCACCTGCGTGCTGACCGGCATGGGTTCGATGATGGACGCCGACGTCAAGCTCAACATGTTCCTGTTCACCATGTTGCAGAAGACGTTGAAGGGCAACATCTTCGGCGGTGGGAGCTCGCACGTCGATACGCCGAAGCTCACCGGGCTGTACAAGTCGGGCCTGCTCAACATCGACGACATGGTCACCAGGACCTACCGTCTCGAGGACATCAACCAGGGCTACCAGGACATGCTCGACGGCAACAACATCCGCGGCGTCATCACGTTCGACGAGGCGGACTGGTAG
- a CDS encoding GlsB/YeaQ/YmgE family stress response membrane protein produces the protein MIGTILSALIVGLIVGALARLIMPGKQSIGVIMTIVLGALGSFIGSWLTYQLGYQNSNGGWEIIPFLVGIIVAIVLIAIYVGITGRRGTKSTQVR, from the coding sequence ATGATCGGAACGATTCTCAGCGCGCTCATCGTCGGCCTCATCGTGGGGGCGCTGGCGCGTCTCATCATGCCGGGTAAGCAGAGCATCGGTGTGATCATGACGATCGTGCTCGGTGCGCTCGGATCCTTCATCGGCTCCTGGCTGACCTACCAGCTCGGGTACCAGAACTCGAACGGCGGGTGGGAGATCATCCCGTTCCTCGTCGGCATCATCGTCGCCATCGTGCTGATCGCGATCTATGTCGGTATCACCGGGCGGCGGGGCACCAAGAGCACGCAGGTCCGCTAG
- a CDS encoding PQQ-dependent sugar dehydrogenase, with protein sequence MRVYLRHNRIGICIAGMALLTACSAAPTPPPDTRAPTSAAPTSEPAGGLSPVAVQVAPDLAQAPFDEPREARVPRGWTLSVWARLPKPRLAAWAPDGALLISVPSAGEVVALRPGAGSPTREVPLDGLDQPHGLTFAGNSLYVAESDQIDVYDYADGRAINRRTVAGGLPDAKSPDLRGAYSHALKSVAIGPDGAVYFSIGSTGNISAEDRDADPPRATIMRVPRGGGPAEPFATGVRNGTGLAIAPDGSLWTAVNNRDNVADPRTGEVDPEYVDEHPPESVARLTPGRELGWPYCNPDGGPANLPLIRDVQTNADGDRMDCASLPPIEQSLGAHAAPLGMSFTDGVLPAPYASGALVGVHGSWNREPPRAPEVSFFPWRDGVLGDQQTLVGGFQSGDGSRWGRPVAAVTGPDGAVYITDDYADAVYRLAPPSP encoded by the coding sequence ATGCGGGTTTATCTGCGGCATAACAGAATTGGGATCTGCATCGCCGGTATGGCGCTGCTCACCGCGTGCTCCGCTGCACCGACTCCGCCACCGGACACCCGTGCACCGACTTCGGCCGCCCCGACCTCCGAACCTGCCGGGGGGCTGAGCCCCGTGGCGGTGCAGGTAGCTCCCGATCTGGCGCAGGCCCCGTTCGACGAGCCACGGGAGGCGCGGGTTCCGCGAGGGTGGACGTTGTCGGTGTGGGCGCGCTTGCCGAAGCCGAGGCTCGCGGCGTGGGCCCCCGACGGCGCGCTGCTGATATCGGTGCCCAGTGCCGGCGAGGTCGTCGCGCTGCGCCCTGGGGCCGGCAGCCCGACACGAGAGGTGCCACTCGACGGACTCGACCAGCCTCACGGGTTGACCTTCGCCGGAAATTCCTTGTACGTCGCGGAAAGCGACCAGATCGATGTTTACGACTACGCCGACGGCAGGGCGATCAATCGCCGAACCGTCGCCGGGGGCCTGCCCGACGCGAAGAGCCCGGACCTTCGCGGCGCCTATTCGCACGCGCTCAAGAGCGTCGCGATCGGCCCCGACGGTGCCGTGTACTTCTCGATCGGGTCGACGGGCAACATCTCAGCCGAGGATCGCGACGCGGACCCGCCGCGCGCCACCATCATGCGCGTTCCACGCGGCGGCGGACCGGCTGAACCATTTGCGACGGGCGTCCGCAACGGCACCGGCCTGGCGATCGCGCCGGACGGGTCGTTGTGGACCGCGGTCAACAACCGTGACAACGTCGCGGATCCACGCACCGGCGAGGTCGATCCGGAGTACGTCGACGAGCATCCACCGGAATCGGTGGCCCGGCTGACACCGGGACGCGAATTGGGCTGGCCCTACTGCAATCCCGACGGCGGTCCGGCCAATCTGCCGTTGATTCGTGATGTGCAGACCAACGCCGACGGCGACCGCATGGACTGTGCGTCACTGCCGCCGATCGAACAGAGCCTCGGCGCTCACGCCGCCCCACTCGGCATGAGCTTCACCGACGGCGTACTGCCCGCGCCGTACGCCAGCGGGGCGCTCGTCGGCGTCCACGGATCGTGGAACCGCGAACCGCCCCGTGCGCCCGAGGTGTCGTTCTTTCCCTGGCGCGACGGCGTCTTGGGCGATCAGCAGACGCTCGTCGGTGGGTTTCAGTCCGGGGACGGCTCGCGGTGGGGCCGTCCGGTGGCCGCGGTGACCGGACCGGACGGCGCGGTCTACATCACCGACGATTACGCCGACGCCGTGTACCGTCTGGCCCCGCCGTCGCCCTAG
- a CDS encoding pirin family protein, which translates to MTTPTIDVRRADDRAKTKIAWLDSKHSFSFGSHYEPENTHHGLLLVNNDDIVKPGTGFDTHPHRDMEIVTWVLRGSLVHQDSTGHSGVIYPGLAQRMSAGRGILHSEKNDSWTLTGEQSHSDPVHFVQMWVVPDESGIEPGYQQLEIDDELLRGGLVTIASGMPEHSDQAAITIRNKYAALHGARLQAGESVELPSAPYLHLFVPRGDVTLEGAGPLHEGDAVRFTASGGQRVTATEPAEILLWEMHAGLSAA; encoded by the coding sequence ATGACCACCCCGACCATAGACGTCCGTCGTGCCGACGACCGCGCGAAAACCAAGATCGCATGGCTGGACTCCAAGCACTCGTTCTCGTTCGGCAGCCACTACGAACCCGAGAACACCCACCACGGCCTGCTGCTCGTCAACAACGACGACATCGTGAAGCCGGGGACCGGCTTTGATACCCACCCGCATCGCGATATGGAGATCGTGACCTGGGTGCTGCGCGGATCGCTCGTGCACCAGGACTCGACCGGTCACTCCGGCGTGATCTATCCCGGCCTGGCACAACGCATGTCGGCTGGACGCGGCATCCTGCACTCGGAGAAGAACGACTCCTGGACGCTGACCGGCGAGCAATCGCACTCCGACCCTGTGCATTTCGTGCAGATGTGGGTGGTTCCCGACGAGTCGGGCATCGAACCCGGATACCAGCAGCTCGAGATCGACGACGAGCTGTTGCGTGGCGGTCTGGTGACCATCGCCTCGGGCATGCCCGAGCACAGCGACCAGGCCGCTATCACGATCCGCAACAAGTATGCCGCGCTGCACGGCGCGCGGCTACAGGCCGGCGAGAGTGTCGAACTGCCTTCGGCGCCGTACCTGCACCTGTTCGTACCCCGCGGTGACGTCACCCTCGAGGGCGCGGGGCCGTTGCACGAAGGCGACGCCGTGCGATTCACCGCTTCGGGCGGCCAGCGCGTCACCGCCACCGAACCCGCTGAAATTCTGCTTTGGGAGATGCATGCGGGTTTATCTGCGGCATAA